In one Candidatus Absconditicoccus praedator genomic region, the following are encoded:
- a CDS encoding polysaccharide pyruvyl transferase family protein, whose amino-acid sequence MKAVLMGYYGYKNFGDELILISLLNYLQKNYRIHSFWIQTPDPEWLEHWLNTNTKFLDVDTQKIDFFRNSKKFVFDTDVMYFWGGGEVLSGQRSFPFDGWKYPIKHLWSVLTGNFVLLGGVGSDDCLRTKLLYKLILPKASDIILRDQDSLMLSKKYNTESTLYHDFALDVFDRCEEGKVESKNLLVNMNPYVYHKDDFQKIFKIIKEFDGPKYFFPADIGEDTRYWSFLKQRDQDLQLFDRTCKNIQEIYEFFQKADSGVGARVHFLLLLKYLGKDIYPIAYQEKVNKLI is encoded by the coding sequence ATGAAAGCAGTTTTGATGTGATATTATGGATACAAGAATTTCTGAGATGAGTTGATTTTGATAAGCCTACTCAATTATCTTCAGAAAAATTATAGGATTCATTCTTTTTGGATACAAACTCCTGACCCCGAATGGCTTGAGCATTGGTTAAACACCAATACAAAATTTTTGGATGTGGATACTCAAAAAATTGATTTTTTTCGTAATAGTAAAAAGTTTGTATTTGATACTGATGTTATGTATTTTTGGTGATGAGGTGAAGTTTTGTCCTGACAAAGAAGCTTTCCGTTTGATGGGTGGAAGTATCCTATCAAGCATTTGTGGAGTGTGCTTACTTGAAATTTTGTGTTGCTTTGATGAGTAGGAAGTGATGATTGTTTGAGAACAAAACTATTATACAAATTGATCCTGCCCAAAGCTAGTGATATTATCCTAAGAGATCAAGACTCCCTGATGTTATCCAAAAAGTACAATACTGAATCTACATTATATCATGATTTTGCTTTGGATGTATTTGACAGATGTGAAGAAGGCAAGGTTGAGTCAAAAAACTTGCTTGTAAATATGAATCCATATGTATACCACAAAGACGATTTCCAAAAAATATTCAAAATAATAAAAGAGTTTGATTGACCAAAATATTTCTTCCCAGCAGATATCTGAGAAGATACAAGGTATTGGAGTTTTCTAAAACAACGAGACCAAGATCTACAACTTTTTGACCGAACCTGCAAAAACATCCAAGAAATTTATGAGTTTTTCCAAAAGGCAGATAGTTGAGTTGGTGCAAGAGTACATTTTTTGTTGTTGTTGAAGTATTTGTGAAAAGATATTTATCCAATTGCATATCAAGAAAAGGTTAACAAACTAATATAA
- a CDS encoding transposase, whose protein sequence is MPRRNLIFYPDRFYHIYNIGFEKQNIFLEANDYEKFYSKLLQKQKEFEESGISLEAWNLLPDHFHILIIQRNTNQEDNITKFMQQLQCGYGKWFANKYKKKGQIFDGRFEAVEVGSEEQLQNITNYIEQNTEKHLGIPYQNRKRKSNNQTEANITVDEENIKDIIIEN, encoded by the coding sequence ATGCCCAGAAGAAACTTGATATTTTATCCAGATAGATTTTATCATATATACAATATTTGATTTGAAAAGCAGAATATTTTTCTGGAAGCTAATGATTATGAAAAATTTTATAGTAAACTTTTACAAAAACAAAAAGAATTTGAAGAAAGTTGAATTTCACTGGAAGCCTGGAATCTTCTACCAGATCATTTCCATATTCTAATTATCCAAAGAAATACTAATCAAGAAGACAATATTACAAAATTTATGCAACAACTACAATGCTGATATTGAAAATGGTTTGCAAACAAATACAAAAAGAAATGACAAATATTTGATTGAAGATTTGAAGCAGTAGAAGTATGATCTGAAGAACAACTACAAAATATTACAAACTACATAGAACAAAACACTGAAAAACACCTTTGAATACCATATCAAAACCGAAAACGAAAATCCAACAACCAAACAGAAGCTAATATTACAGTAGACGAAGAAAACATAAAAGATATCATAATAGAAAACTAA
- a CDS encoding ribosomal RNA small subunit methyltransferase A — protein MGSYLGQNFLTNSKDKEYIKNKLLKSKEEVKRHNLIEIGPGKGAITKKIVDKIDNIILYEKDTNFQGILSNILHGSKHKLVFEDVLDANIDEHDQEDTYVFGNIPYYITSPILRKFFEKNNFIGGFFLIQKEVGDKIKSDANKKSYLRWILNNNYFIKYKKTVPAKSFSPKPKVDSCLVQLNKKPAPEVNDHDSLINLLELISGYKRKTIGKIIKLLEKKDKFIKVDLPEDIKNKRLEELSWEEIKKIIYLVSKKNENIQN, from the coding sequence ATGTGATCTTACCTATGACAAAACTTCCTAACAAACTCAAAAGACAAAGAGTATATAAAAAATAAACTTTTAAAATCAAAAGAAGAAGTCAAACGACACAATTTAATTGAAATCTGACCAGGTAAGTGAGCTATTACTAAAAAAATAGTAGACAAAATAGACAACATTATACTATATGAAAAAGATACTAACTTCCAGGGAATACTATCAAATATTTTACATTGAAGCAAACACAAACTGGTTTTTGAAGATGTCTTGGATGCTAATATAGACGAACACGATCAAGAAGACACTTATGTATTTTGAAATATTCCCTATTACATAACCTCTCCTATACTTAGAAAATTTTTTGAAAAAAATAATTTTATTGGTTGATTTTTTCTGATTCAAAAAGAAGTTTGAGATAAAATTAAAAGTGATGCAAATAAAAAATCTTACTTACGGTGGATACTCAACAACAATTATTTTATAAAATACAAAAAAACAGTTCCTGCAAAATCATTTTCACCAAAACCAAAAGTAGATAGTTGCCTTGTACAATTAAACAAAAAACCAGCACCAGAAGTAAACGACCATGATAGTCTTATTAATTTGTTGGAGTTGATTAGTTGATACAAGAGAAAAACCATCTGAAAGATAATTAAATTGCTTGAAAAAAAAGATAAATTTATTAAAGTTGATTTACCAGAAGATATTAAAAATAAAAGACTTGAAGAACTTTCTTGGGAAGAAATCAAAAAGATTATTTATTTGGTTAGCAAAAAAAATGAAAACATTCAAAATTAG
- a CDS encoding ComEC/Rec2 family competence protein — protein sequence MQVVFYFVSGLLVLLLFENIFLYVGFVVVGFFLYLLFLKYFDRPVWSSLFIYVLLMGLLGVSVFLSNYLYFENLQDLDKDFFVGTGQIVDTMTDGRYVLSDRYGREFVFHSSAEYSIGDVLKTYSNYSPALVDCNICDFEWDLELVYSLDFDYDKWMFSQGYYGSIYEVNSVLLETTTAGYVQDTKKFIISSLDENISDDDQYGLSLGVLIGDRSQMDPNDYQNFLDTGLVHIVATSGTHVTFLALFLHFAFLWVPLYLRIPLIVGVVSFYSFLAGLSPNIFRAWIMGLLGLFAILFARNILVFRSMLIAFVLVLLVYPYSLLYDIGFALSFSALLGILLFQRILPDIKGFFFGVYKNYLHPTIGASIGVFPFLLFFVNQINLYTVFANFLVVPLLPIYMILSFLSIRIQFELLETMGYYLSGWFLYVAEFFASRGVYLTIHGFWSSFWIVVFFCIVFAVWYNILKTPPKQS from the coding sequence ATGCAGGTTGTGTTTTATTTTGTGTCTGGTTTGTTGGTGCTGCTTTTGTTTGAAAATATTTTTTTGTATGTAGGATTTGTTGTGGTGTGATTTTTTTTGTATTTGCTATTTTTGAAGTATTTTGATCGTCCTGTTTGGTCCAGTTTGTTCATTTATGTTTTGTTGATGTGACTGTTGGGGGTCTCTGTGTTTTTGTCAAACTATCTGTATTTTGAAAACCTGCAGGATTTAGACAAAGATTTTTTTGTGTGAACAGGTCAGATAGTGGATACCATGACAGATTGAAGGTATGTCTTGTCTGATCGTTATTGAAGAGAGTTTGTTTTTCATTCTTCTGCGGAGTATTCTATATGAGATGTACTCAAAACCTACTCCAACTACTCCCCTGCTTTGGTTGATTGTAATATTTGTGATTTTGAGTGGGATTTGGAGCTGGTGTATAGTCTTGATTTTGATTATGATAAATGGATGTTTTCCCAATGATATTATGGTAGTATATATGAAGTAAACTCTGTTTTGCTTGAGACAACTACAGCCTGATATGTACAAGACACAAAAAAGTTTATTATAAGTTCTCTTGATGAGAATATATCTGATGATGATCAATACTGATTGTCTTTGTGAGTTTTGATATGAGATAGAAGTCAGATGGATCCAAACGATTATCAAAACTTTTTGGATACAGGTTTGGTACATATTGTGGCTACTAGTGGTACTCATGTGACTTTTTTGGCTTTGTTTTTGCATTTTGCTTTTTTGTGGGTGCCTTTGTATTTGAGGATACCTTTGATTGTGTGAGTGGTGAGTTTTTATTCATTTTTGGCGGGACTTTCTCCCAATATTTTTCGTGCTTGGATAATGTGACTTTTGGGTTTGTTTGCAATACTGTTTGCTAGAAATATTTTGGTTTTTAGGTCTATGTTGATTGCTTTTGTATTGGTATTGTTGGTTTATCCCTACTCTCTTTTGTATGATATATGATTTGCTTTGAGTTTTTCTGCATTGTTGTGAATTTTGTTGTTCCAAAGGATTCTGCCTGATATCAAATGATTTTTTTTCTGAGTTTACAAAAACTATCTACATCCTACTATATGAGCAAGTATATGAGTGTTTCCTTTTTTGCTTTTTTTTGTAAATCAAATTAACTTGTATACAGTTTTTGCCAATTTTTTGGTGGTGCCATTACTACCTATATATATGATATTGTCATTTTTATCTATCCGAATACAGTTCGAACTTTTGGAAACTATGTGATATTATCTGTCAGGATGGTTTTTGTATGTAGCAGAATTTTTTGCCAGCCGATGAGTATATTTGACTATACATTGATTTTGGTCAAGTTTTTGGATTGTGGTGTTTTTTTGCATTGTATTTGCTGTTTGGTACAATATTTTGAAAACACCTCCCAAACAATCCTAA
- a CDS encoding S-layer homology domain-containing protein translates to MYTYKRVLAGIAAAGLIVSQSLQSAVYGASHTLNDPEFDDALAWMYDSGLTSYNTVDSFRPYDNLTREQAAHFFVNFAETTLGMEAEGDAPNYTDMDDVDHTLADSVEKAYQLGLMRGSDNEFRPTANITRAEFLTVAVRALDGDKDETTEPWWAEYFDTARQFGLTNETDVNAQDRSILRYEAGLMLSRAAGETGDHDEDDMDLGDILDDLLGDDEDEEDHDDEDEEDYDEEDHDDEDEEDHDDEDDEDEEDHDVEGELEVSLNPNSPSDQSVPNSGIITFGKYDFAAGDEDVTINSIEVERSGLGSRNDIRRVWFEQDNKRVSSRQSLTVDNTADLRFSPAMTVQADDVSTLDLVVEFREDVDSGSEHRFAIDSADKIESSVTPAGNFPVRTNLMRTTTYSVASVDITSSATPSGGGDDSENSYNVGEGNAVLGEMDIENESGDEDVLLRSMTVRNAGTGDPESSLDNLRLVNDGNEVSTDVVHDGRNVTFVIDDARIQDGSTELFEIRADIVGAERTDDNYEFELRSESDVRIVEEATLFSASVTLDDGDSRLSLGNYEVRGGDLILSRDTNYTTSKSVSPSTDNVRFLAANLSVEQPITVEDVEMEIDTFTGYGDRDLADLVNSFRLQVDGSTVSTYTPSGDEDDDDNNTIEFEGSFNIDSDSSIQIVGNVRRGSEGMEFEFAEMSGSSFGDDSGDVRYQSNDEEATIDGTVRGINVDVDTPELTIRRNDGLGSDSTAVAGARDVKLLGFSMRANDVSDIRVTGVEFEDEIDQIGDQYISNIRLMKGNETIETSSDFNFSDIRETIEQNSSNSYQVVADFSSSVDEDDEFQLTLSGTGDVTARSIASNERLGEDEKNIRNFPGTKYTFIESGDVELSSSSDNPSRSILTPSTQERNAFAFELEASDDTIRLTDLYVGTGSDNELELDDIRSATLVADDREVEGSVINEDTMHFSIGSSDPIMLRDDDPMTFEVRIALHDRDDAEDLGKDIHLTIDDHDQGVSGVENGLRLVSDSSGDELSDTDITGTAASRVHLFARTKPTVAMVDGFEAGSTNAYEFTITADENRRARIYGVEFQIDGVNVDGEVDLELYNDNDEIISNLTGINDNDRNHMAFGTGDDADNIDDQSEYMSISAGSTETFRLEIRGETDDDQTRETRISNVDYSDTHVRYFDPEGPDSEYDKNYGFGERISRYGNVGVNSPWASYSY, encoded by the coding sequence ATGTATACATACAAGAGAGTACTTGCAGGTATAGCAGCTGCTGGTTTGATTGTTTCACAATCTCTACAGTCTGCAGTATACTGAGCAAGTCATACACTTAACGACCCAGAATTTGACGATGCTTTGGCATGGATGTACGATTCTGGTCTTACAAGTTACAACACAGTTGATAGCTTTAGACCTTATGACAACCTAACTAGAGAACAGGCTGCACATTTCTTTGTGAATTTTGCAGAAACTACTCTAGGAATGGAAGCTGAAGGTGATGCACCTAATTATACAGATATGGATGATGTAGATCATACATTGGCAGATTCTGTAGAAAAAGCTTACCAATTGGGTCTTATGAGAGGTTCAGATAATGAATTTAGACCTACTGCAAACATAACAAGAGCAGAATTCTTGACTGTAGCAGTTAGAGCTCTAGATGGTGACAAAGACGAAACAACAGAACCTTGGTGGGCTGAATACTTTGATACAGCTAGACAGTTTGGTCTTACAAATGAGACTGATGTTAATGCTCAGGATAGAAGTATCCTAAGATATGAAGCAGGTCTTATGCTAAGTAGAGCTGCTGGTGAAACAGGCGATCATGATGAAGATGATATGGATCTTGGTGATATTCTTGACGATCTTCTAGGTGACGACGAAGACGAAGAAGATCATGACGATGAAGATGAAGAAGATTACGATGAAGAAGATCATGATGACGAAGATGAAGAAGATCACGATGATGAAGATGATGAAGACGAAGAAGATCACGATGTAGAAGGTGAGCTTGAAGTGTCACTTAATCCTAATTCTCCAAGTGATCAATCTGTACCAAATAGTGGTATTATCACATTCGGTAAATATGATTTTGCTGCAGGAGATGAAGATGTGACAATCAACTCTATAGAAGTAGAAAGATCTGGGCTAGGATCAAGAAATGATATTAGAAGAGTTTGGTTTGAACAAGACAACAAAAGAGTTTCTTCTAGACAAAGTTTGACTGTAGATAATACTGCAGATTTAAGATTCTCTCCAGCTATGACAGTACAAGCTGATGATGTTTCTACTTTGGATCTAGTAGTAGAATTTAGAGAAGATGTAGATAGTGGTTCTGAGCATAGATTTGCTATAGATTCAGCAGACAAAATAGAATCTTCAGTAACTCCAGCAGGTAACTTCCCTGTAAGAACAAATCTTATGAGAACAACTACATACTCTGTAGCATCAGTAGATATTACTTCTTCAGCAACTCCTAGTGGAGGTGGTGATGATTCTGAAAACTCATATAATGTAGGAGAAGGAAATGCTGTATTGTGAGAAATGGATATAGAAAATGAAAGTGGTGATGAAGATGTACTATTGAGATCTATGACAGTAAGAAATGCTGGTACATGAGATCCAGAATCAAGCTTGGATAATCTAAGACTTGTAAATGATGGTAACGAAGTTTCTACAGATGTAGTACATGATGGTAGAAATGTAACATTCGTAATAGATGATGCAAGAATACAAGATGGTAGTACTGAATTGTTTGAAATAAGAGCAGACATAGTAGGTGCAGAAAGAACAGATGATAATTATGAATTTGAACTAAGAAGTGAATCAGATGTAAGAATAGTAGAAGAAGCTACTTTGTTCTCAGCTTCAGTTACTCTTGATGATTGAGATTCAAGATTGAGTCTTGGTAATTATGAAGTAAGAGGTGGTGACTTGATACTAAGTAGAGATACAAATTATACTACTTCTAAGTCAGTTTCTCCAAGTACTGATAATGTAAGATTCTTGGCTGCAAACTTGTCTGTAGAGCAACCAATAACTGTAGAAGATGTAGAAATGGAAATTGATACATTTACAGGATATGGAGATAGAGATTTAGCTGATTTAGTTAACTCTTTCAGACTTCAAGTAGATGGAAGTACTGTATCAACATACACTCCTTCAGGAGATGAGGATGATGACGATAATAATACAATTGAATTTGAAGGTTCATTCAATATTGATAGCGATTCTTCTATCCAAATAGTTGGTAATGTTAGAAGATGATCTGAAGGTATGGAATTTGAGTTTGCTGAAATGTCTGGAAGTTCATTTGGTGATGATTCAGGTGATGTTAGATACCAATCAAATGATGAAGAAGCTACTATAGATGGTACTGTAAGAGGTATTAATGTAGATGTTGATACTCCAGAACTTACTATCAGAAGAAATGATGGTCTAGGAAGTGACTCTACAGCTGTAGCTGGTGCTAGAGATGTAAAACTTCTAGGGTTCTCTATGAGAGCAAATGATGTTTCTGATATCAGAGTAACAGGTGTTGAGTTTGAAGATGAAATTGATCAAATAGGTGATCAATATATCTCAAATATCAGACTTATGAAATGAAATGAAACTATAGAAACAAGTAGTGATTTCAACTTCTCTGATATTAGAGAAACTATAGAACAAAATAGTTCTAATAGTTATCAAGTAGTAGCTGATTTCTCTTCTTCAGTAGATGAAGATGATGAATTCCAGCTTACTCTTTCAGGTACATGAGATGTTACTGCTAGAAGTATAGCAAGTAATGAAAGACTTGGTGAAGATGAGAAAAACATCAGAAACTTCCCAGGTACAAAATATACATTTATTGAATCTGGTGATGTAGAATTGTCATCTAGTAGTGATAATCCTTCTAGATCTATTCTTACTCCATCTACACAAGAAAGAAATGCATTTGCTTTTGAACTAGAAGCAAGTGATGATACTATTAGACTTACTGATCTATATGTAGGTACTGGTAGTGATAATGAACTAGAACTTGATGATATCAGATCTGCAACATTGGTAGCTGATGATAGAGAAGTAGAAGGTAGTGTAATAAATGAAGATACTATGCACTTTTCTATAGGAAGCAGTGATCCTATAATGTTGAGAGATGATGATCCTATGACTTTTGAAGTAAGAATCGCTCTACATGATAGAGACGATGCAGAAGATCTAGGTAAAGATATACATCTAACAATCGATGATCATGATCAATGAGTAAGTGGTGTAGAAAATGGTCTGAGACTAGTATCTGATAGTAGTGGTGATGAGTTGTCAGATACTGACATAACTTGAACAGCTGCATCTAGAGTACATCTATTTGCTAGAACAAAGCCAACTGTAGCTATGGTTGATGGATTTGAAGCAGGTTCTACAAATGCATACGAATTCACAATCACAGCAGATGAAAACAGAAGAGCTAGAATTTACGGAGTAGAATTCCAAATAGATGGAGTTAATGTAGACTGAGAAGTAGATCTTGAATTGTACAACGACAATGATGAAATAATATCTAATCTAACTGGTATAAATGATAATGATAGAAATCATATGGCATTTGGTACTGGTGATGATGCAGATAATATAGATGATCAATCTGAATACATGTCTATAAGTGCAGGAAGTACAGAAACATTCAGATTGGAAATAAGATGAGAAACAGATGATGATCAAACAAGAGAAACAAGAATCTCTAATGTTGATTATTCTGATACTCATGTGAGATACTTCGATCCAGAAGGTCCAGATTCTGAATATGACAAAAATTATGGTTTTGGTGAAAGAATATCTAGATACGGAAATGTTGGTGTAAACTCTCCTTGGGCTAGTTATTCTTACTAA
- a CDS encoding helix-hairpin-helix domain-containing protein, with the protein MLKFIISFGVLFVGSFGIALSLSSIDLNNSSTEDLEYLTGVGPATAENIKNQRPFCKKKQLEEVDGIGPARYDDNKDIIKISPPDEEDLFEKFCESCGGDFDNIDDVCDSKEKKDEKKDDKEEDKKEEDEEDEEENKKKDKGDDEKGDKDEKSEKDGKDETEDESKNEEDKKDKDNENGDKDEQSQQKSKKQEKIDKLENKLNDYKSQKKYKSNQNQKLNDKIDNLEKKLSNQSSKNHPMFTGNLKISEIHLDSDTFPNYIQIGSYGGAYSGSVSIKGLGRGQSERQFDLQIGSGQQKIISYYDTGFNDLPNLKTIDDEVYLTNNGQTLKLFDQDGDKHDKITYGSFESDYSAYFGGSYSGDYRIFDKIDKPTPGFSPKALDFYFAKEDDNKCNFQIHPDKNIFTGSVSYEFDFDATDFEIKYRIEDNQGEKVRSPNYTNNNTPRNFTPSDDYPQIFVIYAKLITDNCETMASQKIGYIPESKYKKNFYKLKENLKNQDYIVEDDMSFRVARSDYTFGQLYDKVDTQLSEKGLSLTFTTGKINGRENIKKSTSSDNESHTTNQSESKTKNSPTPININTASKKKLESLPGVGSATASKIIENRKFCSKNQLKSVPGVGEVTYQNIKPKIFIKEGISCNKEKDNKDNKNTRDNKEKSSDESSNHSPSNSSDPVEINTASITGLQKIDGIGKNHAQTIKQNTPYCNYHDLLKLDGIGETTIENMKADSNVFLESPQKCFKSESKNETTPTQSIEINSASFTGLQKIDGVGEVAANSILEKRPICSKDQLLKIDLIGEKLIEKILKNDNIHIDLLECKQFKNEKDSKNQKRSKDIVTNGTLKIQEIYPYDDLLNSYVLIRSVGGDYNGPLEIKGAGRGSSSRKFDIQLGSGHQKIISSSDYGFPNQLDVKTLEDSLYLTNDGQKLKLIGQNGQKMDKVDYQPPESASAVIYGGDLNNGYRVFDQQDSFFGGEYSLPENIKNAVQTQKQFDEKLSSENQKYQRARKYWSKCVSDRDHYENKMRLYRNYVNLVNQELKYERYPVFAESKISDYYDIYKNSKDAINSGQQRIEIFDAEIIAYDISNIYNVTQANLFDLPQRYQEYASDIIKNKYITLPQKNILSILEQFQNKKQFILKNINLDESSFDVILWIQEFLRGVDFDKPTQLSSEKL; encoded by the coding sequence ATGCTAAAGTTTATTATAAGTTTTGGTGTTTTGTTTGTTTGAAGTTTTTGAATTGCTCTGTCTTTATCTTCAATAGATCTAAACAACTCTTCTACGGAAGATTTGGAATATCTTACTTGAGTTTGACCTGCTACTGCAGAAAATATAAAAAATCAAAGACCATTTTGTAAGAAAAAACAGCTAGAAGAAGTTGATTGAATTTGACCTGCTAGGTATGATGATAATAAAGATATAATTAAAATTTCCCCTCCAGATGAAGAAGATTTATTTGAAAAATTTTGTGAAAGTTGTGGCTGAGATTTTGATAATATAGATGATGTATGTGATTCAAAAGAAAAGAAAGACGAAAAAAAAGATGATAAAGAAGAAGACAAAAAAGAAGAAGATGAAGAAGATGAAGAAGAGAATAAAAAAAAGGATAAAGGCGATGATGAAAAAGGAGATAAAGACGAAAAATCCGAGAAAGACGGTAAGGATGAAACTGAAGATGAATCAAAAAATGAAGAAGACAAGAAAGACAAAGATAATGAAAATGGAGATAAAGATGAACAGTCCCAGCAAAAATCTAAAAAACAAGAAAAAATTGATAAGCTTGAAAACAAACTAAATGATTACAAATCTCAAAAAAAATATAAATCAAACCAAAATCAAAAACTTAATGACAAAATAGACAATTTAGAAAAAAAGTTGTCCAATCAATCATCCAAAAATCATCCAATGTTTACTTGAAATCTAAAAATATCTGAAATTCATTTGGATTCTGATACATTTCCAAATTATATTCAGATAGGTTCATATTGATGAGCATATAGCTGATCGGTAAGTATAAAATGACTTTGACGATGACAATCAGAAAGACAGTTTGATTTACAAATTGGTTCATGACAACAAAAGATTATTTCATATTATGATACCTGATTCAATGATCTCCCAAACCTCAAAACAATCGATGATGAAGTATATCTTACAAATAATTGACAAACCTTAAAGCTTTTTGATCAAGATTGAGACAAACATGACAAAATAACTTATTGAAGTTTTGAATCTGATTATTCTGCATACTTTGGTTGATCTTATTCTGGTGATTATAGGATTTTTGACAAAATAGACAAACCAACTCCTTGATTTTCTCCTAAAGCATTAGATTTTTATTTTGCCAAAGAAGATGATAATAAGTGTAATTTTCAGATACATCCTGATAAAAATATATTTACCTGATCTGTATCTTATGAGTTTGATTTTGATGCAACTGATTTTGAAATAAAATACCGAATAGAAGATAATCAATGAGAAAAAGTTAGATCCCCAAATTATACAAACAATAATACTCCAAGAAACTTTACTCCTTCTGATGATTATCCTCAAATCTTTGTGATTTATGCAAAACTAATTACTGATAATTGTGAAACTATGGCTTCTCAAAAAATTTGATATATTCCAGAAAGCAAATACAAAAAAAACTTTTATAAACTCAAAGAAAATTTGAAAAATCAAGATTATATTGTAGAAGATGATATGTCTTTTAGGGTTGCTAGGTCTGACTATACCTTTGGGCAATTGTACGACAAAGTAGACACACAGCTGTCTGAGAAATGATTATCGCTAACCTTCACTACATGAAAAATAAATTGACGGGAAAATATTAAAAAATCAACTAGTTCTGATAATGAATCACACACAACCAATCAATCAGAATCAAAAACAAAAAACTCTCCTACTCCAATTAATATCAATACTGCATCCAAAAAGAAGCTAGAGTCACTTCCTTGAGTTTGATCTGCTACTGCATCAAAAATAATTGAAAATAGAAAATTTTGTTCCAAAAATCAGCTAAAGTCCGTGCCCGGGGTGTGAGAGGTTACTTATCAAAATATCAAGCCAAAAATATTTATAAAAGAATGAATCAGCTGTAACAAAGAGAAAGACAACAAAGACAACAAAAACACTAGAGACAATAAAGAAAAATCTTCCGATGAAAGCTCAAATCATTCTCCAAGCAACTCATCTGATCCTGTAGAGATAAATACTGCTTCAATTACATGATTACAGAAAATTGACTGAATTTGAAAAAACCATGCACAAACTATAAAGCAAAATACTCCATACTGCAATTATCATGATTTACTCAAATTAGATGGTATTTGAGAAACAACAATAGAAAACATGAAAGCTGATTCAAATGTATTTTTGGAGTCTCCACAGAAGTGTTTTAAGTCAGAATCTAAAAACGAAACTACTCCTACCCAATCCATAGAGATAAATTCAGCATCTTTTACTTGATTACAGAAGATAGACTGAGTTTGAGAAGTTGCAGCGAATTCAATTTTAGAAAAAAGACCGATATGTTCAAAAGACCAGCTTCTCAAAATAGATTTAATCTGAGAAAAGTTGATTGAAAAAATATTAAAAAACGATAATATTCATATTGACCTATTGGAGTGCAAACAATTCAAAAACGAAAAAGATTCTAAAAATCAAAAAAGATCAAAAGACATTGTCACCAATTGAACTTTGAAAATCCAAGAAATATATCCTTATGATGATCTGCTTAACTCTTATGTTTTGATTAGGTCTGTATGATGAGATTACAACTGACCACTTGAAATTAAATGAGCCTGACGATGAAGCTCATCAAGAAAGTTTGATATACAATTATGATCATGACACCAAAAAATAATATCATCTTCTGACTATGGATTTCCCAATCAGTTGGATGTAAAAACTCTTGAAGACAGTTTGTATCTTACAAATGATTGACAAAAATTAAAACTGATTGGACAAAATTGACAAAAGATGGACAAAGTAGACTATCAGCCTCCAGAGTCGGCTTCTGCAGTGATCTATTGAGGTGATCTGAATAATTGATATAGGGTTTTTGATCAGCAAGATAGCTTTTTTGGATGAGAATACTCTTTGCCAGAAAATATCAAAAATGCAGTTCAAACTCAAAAGCAATTTGATGAAAAACTGTCATCAGAAAATCAAAAATACCAAAGAGCAAGAAAATACTGGTCAAAATGTGTATCTGATAGAGACCATTATGAAAATAAAATGAGGTTGTACAGAAACTATGTCAATCTTGTCAATCAAGAGCTCAAATACGAGCGATACCCTGTATTTGCAGAATCCAAAATATCTGATTATTATGATATATACAAAAACTCAAAAGATGCTATCAATTCTTGACAGCAAAGAATAGAAATTTTTGATGCAGAAATTATTGCTTATGACATATCAAATATATATAATGTAACACAAGCTAACTTATTTGATCTTCCTCAAAGATACCAAGAATATGCTTCAGATATAATCAAAAACAAGTATATAACATTGCCTCAAAAAAATATATTATCAATACTTGAGCAATTCCAAAACAAAAAACAATTTATACTAAAAAACATAAACTTAGATGAAAGCAGTTTTGATGTGATATTATGGATACAAGAATTTCTGAGATGAGTTGATTTTGATAAGCCTACTCAATTATCTTCAGAAAAATTATAG